The Notoacmeibacter ruber DNA segment CGATGCTGCGTGCGGCGTCGGAAGGGCGCGATCCTGCATCCGAGAAAGCCGAGGCGAAGACGCTTGCTGGCGTCGAGGCGGAAGACACAATCGAAAAGCAGGTTGAGATATTCCTTGACCGCCACGTCTCGCGAAACCGCAGTTCGCACGAAGTCGAGCGGCTACTGCGCAAGGAAGTGATGCGCCCATGGAAGGCGAAGCGACTGCCTGAGATTACGCGCGGCGATGTGGTTCGCCTTCTGGATGACATTGTCGACCGGCCCGCGCCCTATACCGCGAACCGCGTTCTCGCGAACCTGAACAAGTTCGGCAACTGGTGTGTGTCGCGCGGGCTGATCGATGCGAATTTCTGCGCTGGCGTGGCCAAACCTTCATCCGAGACGAAGCGCGACCGCGTGTTGAATGACAGAGAACTTGCGCTTGTCTGGCGCGCGGCCGGCGCAATGGGTTTCCCGTTTGGGCCGCTCTATCAGTTGCTTGTTCTGACAGGTCAGCGCCGCGAAGAGGTTGCCGGGATGCGATGGGGCGAAATCGATCTCGATAATGGCACCTGGACCATACCACGCGAGCGGGCAAAGAACGACACGGCGCATCTCGTGCATCTGTCTCCGCCTGCACTCGATATTCTCAAATCGGTTCCGCGCATAAAGGTGGATGGCCGATCCTCCGAATATGTCTTCACCACAACCGGCAAGAGCACTGTCAGCGGCTTCTCTCGGGCAAAGGCGAAGCTTGATGAAAAGATCGCGGACATTGTGGAAGAAGATGAAGCCGATCCCGTCGCGGCATGGCGTGTCCATGATCTTCGGCGCACGGCTGCATCCGGCATGGCCGGCCTCGGCATCGGTGTTGCGGTGGTCGAAAAGGTTCTCAATCACACGTCAGGCACGTTCGGCGGC contains these protein-coding regions:
- a CDS encoding tyrosine-type recombinase/integrase; amino-acid sequence: MAKALTAAAVEKYRPEEARREIPDGGLTGLYLVIQPSGRKSWAVRYRHGGRPRKATIGNYPAFDLKAARDAGAAMLRAASEGRDPASEKAEAKTLAGVEAEDTIEKQVEIFLDRHVSRNRSSHEVERLLRKEVMRPWKAKRLPEITRGDVVRLLDDIVDRPAPYTANRVLANLNKFGNWCVSRGLIDANFCAGVAKPSSETKRDRVLNDRELALVWRAAGAMGFPFGPLYQLLVLTGQRREEVAGMRWGEIDLDNGTWTIPRERAKNDTAHLVHLSPPALDILKSVPRIKVDGRSSEYVFTTTGKSTVSGFSRAKAKLDEKIADIVEEDEADPVAAWRVHDLRRTAASGMAGLGIGVAVVEKVLNHTSGTFGGIVSVYQRHEFLEERRRALEAWAAHVVGLMEAKPSNVLEMKIGAKGN